Proteins encoded in a region of the Bombiscardovia apis genome:
- a CDS encoding MIP/aquaporin family protein, which yields MDYSLTTKLMAEFIGTAILMIFGNGAVANVELKGTKGYHSGWLTIAMGYGFGVMFPVLMFGAISGAHINPAMTIAQAVNGMFPWNQVAPFILVQLLGAALGQLIVYAVYYPHYMQTESPEAILASFTTTDASESKPNYFINEFVGTLLLVMGALCCLEGAWGAKNKASAAIVVGFIVWGLVTSLGGPTGPGLNPARDLVPRILHQILPIPSKGTSRWDEAWIPVVAPILGAILGAFIFKTFFAI from the coding sequence ATGGATTACTCTCTGACTACTAAACTAATGGCGGAGTTTATTGGCACCGCTATTCTGATGATTTTTGGCAACGGCGCAGTGGCTAACGTCGAACTCAAGGGAACCAAGGGCTACCATTCCGGCTGGTTGACCATTGCCATGGGCTACGGTTTTGGCGTGATGTTCCCTGTGCTCATGTTCGGTGCCATTTCGGGCGCGCACATCAACCCGGCTATGACCATTGCTCAGGCAGTCAATGGCATGTTCCCCTGGAACCAGGTAGCACCCTTCATTCTCGTCCAGCTTCTGGGCGCAGCGCTGGGCCAACTCATCGTCTACGCGGTCTACTATCCACACTATATGCAGACCGAATCTCCTGAAGCAATCCTCGCGTCCTTCACCACGACCGACGCCAGCGAATCCAAGCCCAACTACTTCATCAACGAATTCGTCGGTACCCTGCTGCTTGTTATGGGCGCTCTGTGCTGCCTCGAGGGTGCTTGGGGTGCCAAGAACAAGGCTTCGGCTGCTATCGTTGTAGGCTTTATCGTCTGGGGCTTGGTCACGTCTCTCGGCGGCCCAACTGGCCCCGGCCTCAATCCCGCTCGCGACCTAGTGCCGCGCATCCTCCACCAGATTCTCCCCATCCCAAGCAAGGGCACTTCCCGCTGGGACGAGGCCTGGATCCCAGTAGTAGCCCCAATCCTAGGAGCCATCCTAGGCGCCTTCATCTTCAAGACCTTCTTCGCAATCTGA
- the dinB gene encoding DNA polymerase IV, with translation MSTTPRMAAAKRDWGSDESGCTVLHIDMDAFYASCEVARHPELREKPLIIGTGPRSVVSAASYEARVYGINSAMAVSQARRLCPQGIFLPVDMHYYRTISAQIFTQVFSQITDQVEQVSVDECYMNVSGALLRWEKPSNIARWIREQVATRFHLTCSVGIASNKLIAKMASTNAKPDGVLLIPEAQQAQFVQLMPLRGIPGIGQASEKRLKSWGIEDVASLSRCSEEELQQATGSHISARNLFLASHGLDERAVIPHTPEKSIGAERTFLHDTSSLKTVCDLLRKCSDEVASSLRNRQLLARTLTVKLRFEDLHYITKSHTLRMPVHSAATIYPEAVRLLTSMLNMSEEQIKQGTLPKLIRLAGVSASGLSKTEETAVQPSLDDMLQEQDPQPDKAQQAQLAQAEKTLDSIRGRYGTGAVKLGL, from the coding sequence ATGAGTACAACACCGAGAATGGCGGCCGCTAAACGCGACTGGGGCAGCGACGAAAGCGGCTGCACGGTGCTTCACATTGACATGGATGCCTTCTACGCTTCTTGCGAGGTGGCCCGACACCCCGAACTCAGAGAAAAACCACTCATTATCGGCACCGGCCCGCGTTCGGTAGTCTCGGCCGCCTCCTACGAAGCTCGTGTATACGGTATCAACTCAGCTATGGCGGTTTCACAGGCCCGGCGGCTGTGTCCACAGGGCATTTTTCTTCCCGTAGACATGCACTATTACCGGACCATTTCGGCGCAAATCTTTACCCAAGTCTTTTCGCAGATTACCGACCAAGTAGAGCAGGTTTCGGTCGATGAATGCTACATGAACGTGAGCGGAGCTCTACTGAGGTGGGAGAAGCCCAGCAATATAGCCCGCTGGATTCGCGAGCAGGTAGCCACACGCTTCCACTTGACTTGTTCGGTAGGCATAGCGTCTAACAAGCTGATCGCTAAAATGGCCTCAACGAACGCCAAACCAGACGGAGTGCTGCTCATTCCTGAGGCCCAGCAAGCCCAATTTGTACAACTTATGCCCTTGCGCGGTATACCCGGTATTGGGCAGGCCTCAGAAAAGCGGCTCAAGTCTTGGGGCATTGAAGATGTTGCATCGCTCAGCCGATGCTCTGAAGAAGAACTACAGCAGGCAACCGGCTCACACATAAGTGCTCGTAACCTCTTTTTGGCATCTCATGGTCTTGACGAACGCGCAGTAATCCCACACACTCCCGAAAAGTCTATCGGCGCCGAGCGCACTTTTTTACACGATACAAGCTCCCTCAAAACCGTGTGCGATTTGCTACGAAAATGCAGCGATGAAGTGGCCTCTTCCCTACGTAATCGTCAGCTACTTGCACGAACCCTAACAGTTAAGCTGCGCTTTGAAGATTTGCACTACATCACCAAGTCTCATACGCTGCGCATGCCCGTTCATTCTGCCGCCACGATATATCCGGAAGCCGTGCGCCTATTGACTTCCATGCTAAATATGAGCGAAGAGCAAATTAAGCAAGGAACATTGCCCAAGCTCATACGCTTGGCTGGGGTGAGTGCTTCGGGCTTAAGCAAGACCGAGGAGACAGCGGTGCAGCCCTCGCTCGACGACATGTTGCAGGAGCAAGATCCGCAGCCGGACAAGGCTCAGCAAGCGCAACTTGCCCAAGCTGAGAAAACGCTCGATAGCATACGCGGACGCTACGGAACTGGCGCAGTCAAGCTCGGCCTGTGA
- the fdxA gene encoding ferredoxin, whose protein sequence is MTYVIAQPCVDVKDKACVDECPVDCIYEGPRNLYINPNECVDCGACEPVCPVEAIFYEDDLPEDWAWFKDASVEFFNEVGDAGGAQAQGAYDHDHPKVAALPAQGR, encoded by the coding sequence ATGACGTATGTGATTGCGCAGCCTTGCGTAGATGTCAAAGACAAGGCTTGCGTTGACGAGTGCCCGGTAGATTGCATTTATGAGGGCCCCCGCAACCTCTATATCAATCCTAACGAATGCGTGGATTGTGGCGCTTGCGAGCCTGTGTGCCCGGTAGAAGCCATTTTCTACGAGGACGATTTGCCTGAAGACTGGGCTTGGTTCAAGGATGCTTCCGTTGAGTTCTTCAACGAGGTAGGCGATGCCGGTGGTGCTCAGGCGCAGGGAGCGTACGATCACGATCATCCCAAGGTCGCAGCCCTTCCCGCTCAGGGCAGGTAG
- a CDS encoding APC family permease, which produces MHLFRTKSVEQTIAETSEEGRSLERTLSTWDLAVMGVAVAVGAGIFSVGAQAAAFHAGPAVIISFIIAGIVCGAAVMCYAEFASMIPVSGSAYTFTYTTIGEVVAWVIGWDLILEMLMAASVIAKYWGVYLSDFVHLMGGTGFSTTINLASQSVDLAPLVVVGLFTVLLVLGTKMSARFDGALTVLKIGIVLFVIIVGFFYVKAENYHPFIPPSQPASSIESLEVTSTMNQPLWQWATGMRPSIYGVPGILSGAALVFFAFIGFDVVATTSEEAKNPRKTVPRGIFLGMVMVIVLYVLVAIVTTGMVSYQDLAKMPNPSLATGFELVGATWAAKFISFGIVLGLTTVVMVLLLGLTRIVFALSRDGLLPRSLSQTGRHGTPARTQIITGVLVAIVACFFKIDVLSDMVNIGTLSAFMLVALSIPIMRRKRPDLERSFQIPGSPWIPIAIALACLWLMLNLTVLTWIRFVVWLLIGFVIYFSYSYGHSRLGQELLDSAIAGEESFAQ; this is translated from the coding sequence ATGCATCTGTTCAGAACTAAATCTGTCGAGCAGACTATAGCTGAAACTAGTGAGGAGGGGCGCAGCCTGGAACGTACCCTCAGCACTTGGGATTTAGCGGTTATGGGAGTGGCCGTGGCGGTTGGCGCGGGTATTTTCTCCGTGGGTGCCCAGGCCGCAGCTTTCCATGCAGGTCCTGCGGTGATTATCAGCTTTATCATTGCAGGCATCGTGTGTGGCGCTGCGGTTATGTGCTACGCCGAATTCGCTTCTATGATTCCCGTATCTGGCTCGGCCTACACCTTTACCTACACCACTATTGGCGAGGTTGTTGCATGGGTGATTGGCTGGGATTTAATCCTCGAAATGCTTATGGCTGCCTCAGTGATTGCCAAATATTGGGGCGTGTATTTAAGTGACTTTGTCCACTTAATGGGTGGCACTGGCTTCTCAACCACGATCAATCTGGCATCGCAATCTGTTGACTTGGCCCCACTTGTAGTAGTTGGCCTCTTCACAGTTCTTCTGGTGCTTGGCACAAAGATGTCGGCTCGCTTCGACGGTGCGCTGACGGTGCTGAAGATTGGCATCGTGCTCTTCGTTATCATCGTAGGCTTCTTCTATGTTAAGGCCGAAAATTACCATCCCTTCATCCCCCCTTCCCAGCCCGCTTCTTCCATTGAGAGTTTGGAAGTTACCTCGACTATGAATCAGCCGCTCTGGCAGTGGGCTACTGGTATGCGCCCTAGCATCTATGGTGTGCCCGGCATTCTTTCGGGTGCAGCGCTCGTGTTCTTTGCTTTTATTGGTTTTGATGTTGTGGCAACCACCTCCGAAGAGGCCAAAAATCCACGCAAGACCGTCCCGCGCGGCATTTTCCTCGGCATGGTAATGGTCATCGTGCTCTATGTGCTTGTCGCTATCGTCACTACTGGTATGGTCTCTTACCAAGATTTAGCTAAGATGCCCAACCCTTCACTGGCAACAGGTTTCGAGTTAGTCGGTGCTACTTGGGCTGCGAAGTTTATCTCTTTCGGTATTGTCCTCGGTTTAACGACTGTGGTAATGGTCCTGCTGCTCGGCTTGACCCGTATTGTCTTTGCTCTTAGCCGCGACGGACTCCTGCCCCGCTCTCTCTCGCAAACTGGCCGCCACGGCACTCCTGCCCGCACCCAAATCATTACCGGTGTTTTGGTGGCGATTGTGGCCTGCTTCTTCAAGATTGACGTCCTCTCAGACATGGTTAACATCGGCACCCTCTCTGCCTTCATGCTGGTTGCCCTTTCGATTCCGATTATGCGCCGCAAACGCCCAGATTTGGAGCGTTCCTTCCAGATTCCGGGTAGCCCGTGGATTCCCATTGCTATCGCTTTGGCATGCCTGTGGCTCATGCTCAACCTCACAGTTCTCACCTGGATTCGTTTCGTGGTGTGGCTCCTTATCGGTTTCGTTATCTATTTCAGCTACTCCTACGGTCATTCGCGCTTGGGTCAGGAGCTATTAGATAGTGCGATTGCTGGCGAGGAGTCGTTTGCGCAATGA
- a CDS encoding mannonate dehydratase: MPCPDGSTALYYNQSEVDQLSPQGIIDATLKGVGQLTVPGWEPERLAHLPELMEAYKSIGHEEMYANYKYFLDAVIPTCERYDVKLAVHPDDPAFDLFGWPRVVSSKEGIQRVLDLNPSPYNGLCLCLGSFSSRRGNDPVAAVKTFMDRIHFSHVRNIRFTDEAGSFYEVGHRASEGDVDTIGIMKAYAEADYQGYIRPDHGRHLWSENTEAGRPRPGYGLYDRALGIQYLLGCWDSFRYTK; this comes from the coding sequence CTGCCCTGCCCAGACGGTTCGACGGCCCTGTATTACAACCAGTCTGAGGTCGACCAGCTAAGCCCTCAAGGCATCATCGACGCCACTCTTAAGGGCGTTGGCCAGCTCACCGTGCCCGGTTGGGAACCGGAGCGGCTGGCCCACCTACCCGAACTGATGGAAGCATACAAGAGCATTGGGCACGAGGAAATGTATGCCAACTACAAGTACTTCCTCGACGCAGTCATCCCCACCTGCGAGCGCTACGATGTGAAGCTGGCCGTGCATCCAGACGACCCCGCTTTCGACCTCTTTGGCTGGCCGCGTGTGGTCTCCAGTAAGGAAGGTATTCAGCGGGTCTTGGACCTCAACCCATCGCCCTATAACGGCCTGTGCCTGTGCTTGGGCTCCTTCTCCTCGCGCCGGGGCAACGACCCAGTCGCCGCGGTCAAGACCTTCATGGACCGCATTCACTTTAGTCATGTGCGCAACATTCGCTTTACTGACGAGGCCGGCTCCTTCTACGAGGTGGGCCACCGGGCGAGCGAGGGCGATGTGGATACCATCGGCATTATGAAGGCTTACGCTGAAGCCGATTACCAGGGATATATTCGCCCCGACCACGGCCGTCACTTGTGGAGCGAGAACACCGAAGCTGGCCGCCCACGCCCCGGCTACGGCCTCTACGATCGCGCTCTAGGAATCCAGTACCTGCTGGGCTGCTGGGATTCTTTCCGCTACACCAAGTAA
- a CDS encoding FAD-binding protein — translation MLDSSPASPARPTFADITTIGVGGSIAAFACPKDRVGLIEAVEGADAQGQPLCVIGGGSNLLVSDDPFPGLVVRDARHEMYVLDEAAPVEGQDRSVHVGATAGTNWDDLVDYCVRMGLAGIEGLSGIPGTVGASVVQNIGAYGQEVAQSVQSVEVWDRERKTTQELSAQDLAFGYRSSALKSSMYEAPGQPAESFFPTPRFVVLSVTFALRHSRASRVDFDQLARALGVEVGDQMPTEQIRQAVLSIRAQKGMLEDPYRYLNPWMRGSRQRDNAQAAIDSLQAAVDQAGGVDSPQGQDLIANRHSCGSFFMNPVISEEQAVSLPAEAPRFPVISAGQQADPARVKTSAAWLIDHAGFHKSFALPKAQAGLSTVHTLALTNRGSASSQELADLAFAIRSGVEAAFGLSLIPEPVLVGLQLDR, via the coding sequence ATGCTTGATTCTTCGCCAGCCTCTCCAGCTAGGCCCACATTTGCAGATATCACCACAATAGGCGTGGGCGGTTCAATCGCAGCCTTTGCTTGCCCCAAAGACCGGGTAGGTCTCATTGAAGCAGTAGAGGGAGCCGATGCACAAGGTCAACCCCTATGCGTAATCGGTGGCGGATCCAACCTCCTAGTAAGCGATGATCCCTTTCCGGGCCTAGTTGTGCGCGATGCCCGCCACGAAATGTACGTGCTCGACGAGGCAGCGCCCGTTGAAGGGCAAGACCGTAGCGTCCACGTAGGAGCCACAGCGGGCACCAACTGGGATGACTTGGTGGATTATTGCGTCCGCATGGGTTTGGCCGGTATAGAGGGCTTATCGGGCATTCCAGGTACGGTTGGTGCGTCCGTCGTGCAAAATATCGGTGCTTACGGACAAGAGGTGGCCCAATCCGTGCAGTCGGTTGAGGTGTGGGATCGCGAGCGCAAAACCACGCAAGAGCTCAGCGCCCAAGACTTGGCTTTTGGCTACCGCAGCTCGGCCCTGAAGTCTTCCATGTATGAGGCTCCCGGTCAGCCTGCTGAAAGCTTCTTCCCAACTCCGCGTTTCGTGGTCCTCTCGGTCACTTTTGCCCTGCGCCATTCCAGGGCTAGCAGGGTAGACTTCGACCAGCTGGCGCGCGCTCTGGGCGTTGAAGTTGGCGATCAGATGCCTACCGAGCAGATTCGCCAGGCAGTGCTCAGCATTCGTGCTCAAAAAGGCATGCTAGAAGACCCGTACCGCTATCTCAATCCTTGGATGCGGGGCAGTAGGCAGCGCGACAATGCTCAGGCAGCCATCGACTCTCTGCAAGCAGCTGTCGACCAGGCTGGGGGAGTGGATAGTCCTCAGGGGCAGGACTTGATTGCAAACCGCCATTCTTGTGGCTCGTTCTTTATGAATCCTGTCATTTCCGAAGAGCAGGCTGTCTCTTTGCCGGCCGAAGCCCCGCGTTTCCCGGTAATCAGCGCCGGGCAGCAAGCAGATCCGGCAAGAGTCAAGACGTCTGCTGCTTGGTTGATTGACCATGCCGGCTTCCACAAGTCCTTCGCACTACCTAAGGCTCAGGCGGGCCTCTCTACAGTCCATACGTTAGCTCTGACCAATCGCGGATCGGCCAGTTCCCAAGAACTTGCAGATTTGGCGTTTGCCATCCGCTCTGGTGTCGAAGCAGCATTTGGTCTCAGCCTCATCCCCGAGCCGGTGCTCGTCGGTTTGCAACTTGATCGTTAG
- the rpmG gene encoding 50S ribosomal protein L33 produces the protein MAKAADIRPGITLACTVCKERNYITTKNRRNTPDRLELKKFCSRCGKHTLHRETR, from the coding sequence ATGGCAAAAGCCGCAGATATTCGTCCTGGCATTACGCTGGCGTGCACCGTATGCAAGGAGCGTAATTATATTACGACTAAGAACCGTCGTAACACTCCTGACCGCCTCGAGCTGAAGAAGTTCTGCTCTCGCTGCGGCAAGCACACCTTGCATCGCGAGACTCGCTGA
- the nrdF gene encoding class 1b ribonucleoside-diphosphate reductase subunit beta: MPPISIPRQPLKLIDRVSAINWNRLEDEKDLEVWDRLTGNFWLPEKVPVSNDIPSWQAMSEEEHTLTMRVFTGLTLLDTIQGTVGAVSLIPDSLTPHEEAVYTNISFMESVHAKSYSSIFSTLSNTPEIDAAFEWSEHNEFLQKKAQIVLDYYEGDSPLKRKVASTLLESFLFYSGFYLPMYFSSHAKLTNTADLIRLIIRDEAVHGYYIGYKYQKGLAKVSEAEKQEMSDYTYELLNDLYDNEVEYTQSLYSGVGLVEDVEKFLRYNGNKALMNLGYPALFPADTTDVNPAIIASLSPNADENHDFFSGSGSSYVMGKAVETDDDDWDF, encoded by the coding sequence GTGCCACCGATTTCTATACCTCGTCAGCCGCTCAAGCTGATTGATCGGGTTTCAGCCATCAATTGGAATCGTTTGGAAGATGAGAAGGATCTGGAAGTCTGGGATAGGCTCACCGGTAACTTCTGGCTGCCCGAAAAGGTCCCGGTGTCCAACGATATTCCTTCTTGGCAAGCTATGAGTGAGGAAGAGCACACGCTGACTATGCGCGTCTTTACTGGCCTGACCCTGCTCGACACCATCCAGGGCACCGTGGGCGCAGTTTCGCTCATTCCCGACTCGCTGACCCCCCACGAGGAAGCGGTCTACACCAATATTTCCTTCATGGAGTCGGTCCACGCAAAGTCCTATTCCTCTATCTTCTCTACGCTCTCCAACACGCCCGAGATTGATGCAGCGTTCGAGTGGTCTGAGCACAACGAATTCTTGCAGAAGAAGGCACAGATTGTGCTTGACTACTACGAGGGCGACTCGCCGCTTAAACGCAAGGTGGCTTCGACACTGCTGGAATCCTTCCTCTTCTACTCGGGCTTCTACCTGCCCATGTACTTCTCCAGCCACGCGAAGCTGACCAACACGGCCGATTTGATTCGTCTCATTATTCGTGACGAGGCTGTGCACGGCTACTACATTGGCTACAAGTACCAGAAGGGCTTGGCCAAGGTTTCCGAGGCTGAAAAGCAGGAGATGAGCGATTACACTTATGAATTGCTCAACGATTTATACGACAACGAAGTGGAATACACCCAGTCGCTGTATTCGGGCGTGGGCTTGGTTGAAGACGTCGAAAAGTTCTTGCGCTACAACGGCAACAAGGCTTTGATGAACTTGGGCTATCCGGCCCTCTTCCCGGCAGATACCACTGATGTGAACCCAGCTATCATTGCCTCGCTCAGCCCCAATGCCGACGAGAACCACGACTTCTTCTCGGGCTCTGGTTCCTCCTACGTAATGGGCAAGGCTGTAGAGACAGACGACGACGATTGGGACTTTTAG